One region of Catenuloplanes indicus genomic DNA includes:
- a CDS encoding alpha/beta fold hydrolase has protein sequence MRIAVEGGELYGETAGAGRDLVLLHGGGLDASMWDGQFEALAVDHRVTRYDARSHGRSTAARGDYHAYDDLAAVLRWVGAERPVLVGLSLGGRTAIDFALAYPDVPLTLVLVSTGVSGMTFTDPFTLECQRAQAEAAARADAEAFVEALLRAWVDGPHRAPRDVPVAMRERCAAMVRDGLVRLSVTATGRMVEVGAADRLAELPRPLLTMVGALDTTDIRRVSDELAAHGAEQVVIDGAAHTVNMDRPDAFLAALRTFLAKV, from the coding sequence ATGCGGATCGCGGTCGAGGGTGGGGAACTGTACGGGGAGACCGCCGGTGCGGGGCGGGACCTGGTGTTGCTGCACGGGGGTGGGCTGGACGCGTCCATGTGGGACGGGCAGTTCGAGGCGCTGGCGGTGGATCATCGGGTGACGCGGTACGACGCGCGGTCGCACGGACGGTCCACGGCGGCGCGCGGGGACTATCACGCCTACGATGATCTCGCGGCCGTGTTGCGGTGGGTCGGGGCGGAGCGGCCGGTGCTGGTCGGGCTGTCGCTCGGCGGGCGGACCGCGATCGACTTCGCGCTGGCGTACCCGGATGTGCCGTTGACCCTGGTTCTGGTCTCGACCGGGGTCAGTGGGATGACCTTCACCGACCCGTTCACGCTCGAGTGCCAGCGTGCCCAGGCGGAGGCGGCGGCGCGGGCGGACGCGGAAGCGTTCGTCGAGGCGCTGCTCCGGGCGTGGGTGGACGGTCCGCACCGGGCGCCGCGGGACGTGCCGGTCGCGATGCGGGAGAGGTGTGCGGCGATGGTCCGGGACGGGCTCGTGCGGCTGTCGGTGACGGCGACCGGGCGGATGGTCGAGGTCGGGGCGGCCGATCGGCTGGCCGAGCTGCCGAGACCGCTGCTGACCATGGTCGGCGCGCTGGACACGACGGATATCCGGCGCGTGTCGGACGAGCTCGCGGCGCACGGCGCGGAACAGGTCGTGATCGACGGGGCGGCGCACACGGTCAACATGGATCGGCCCGATGCGTTCCTGGCGGCGCTGCGTACGTTCCTCGCTAAGGTTTGA
- a CDS encoding NADAR family protein: MWIAPHTREATVTIYFYGADDVPYGCFSNFSPHGFDLDGHRWPTSEHYFQAQKYAGTRHADLIRRAATPLRAAELGRDRSRPLRRDWDRVKDDVMRRAVTAKFTAHPGIRAVLLDTGDAEIVEDTGTDHYWGRGRTGTGKNRLGRILMRTRTQLRTADDDIRRRIPHGTDAERMSAAEDRRVRGAGRRTR; the protein is encoded by the coding sequence GTGTGGATCGCCCCCCATACCCGCGAGGCCACGGTGACGATCTACTTCTACGGCGCCGACGACGTGCCGTACGGCTGCTTCTCCAACTTCTCCCCGCACGGCTTCGACCTCGACGGTCACCGATGGCCGACGTCCGAGCACTACTTCCAGGCCCAGAAGTACGCCGGCACCCGCCACGCCGACCTGATCCGCCGGGCGGCCACCCCGTTGCGCGCCGCCGAACTCGGCCGCGACCGCTCCCGCCCGCTGCGCCGCGACTGGGACCGGGTCAAGGACGACGTGATGCGCCGCGCCGTCACGGCCAAGTTCACCGCCCACCCCGGCATCCGCGCCGTCCTGCTCGACACCGGCGACGCCGAGATCGTCGAGGACACCGGCACCGACCACTACTGGGGACGGGGCCGAACCGGCACCGGCAAGAACCGGCTCGGCCGGATCCTGATGCGCACCCGCACCCAGCTACGCACCGCCGACGACGACATCCGGAGACGGATACCGCACGGCACGGACGCGGAACGGATGTCCGCGGCGGAAGATCGCCGTGTCCGAGGCGCCGGTCGTCGTACCCGTTGA
- a CDS encoding anti-sigma factor domain-containing protein, producing the protein MPGVAAGPHGGRCDRRGVTTRPRSRPGQGPGAARSAVRRRAGRRGARGLPGRAPGTTGRGHHRLLAGAAACRIRARRTRGEAGRFPAPVGAAAGGPGRHRGADRGSAGRGPGADAAEPVPGGRHRVRRDRGERRGRHGTAGADRHRTGVVLEPDGLPAAAAGSYYTAWLRGPDGTVVPPGSFHERRTGIPVFLWSAVEPAASPEFVVTLQSENDQPSPDGPVVLTARLR; encoded by the coding sequence ATGCCCGGGGTCGCCGCCGGCCCGCATGGTGGCCGATGTGACCGACGCGGAGTAACCACGCGACCACGCTCCCGGCCCGGGCAGGGACCGGGAGCTGCCCGGTCGGCGGTTCGGCGGCGGGCCGGACGACGCGGAGCTCGCGGACTGCCCGGCCGCGCCCCCGGAACCACCGGTCGCGGGCACCACCGGCTACTGGCCGGTGCCGCCGCGTGCCGGATCCGCGCCCGCCGTACCCGCGGAGAGGCCGGACGGTTCCCGGCGCCGGTGGGCGCTGCCGCTGGCGGCCCTGGCCGCCACCGCGGCGCTGACCGCGGGAGTGCCGGTCGTGGACCGGGTGCTGACGCCGCCGAACCCGTTCCTGGAGGGCGGCACCGAGTTCGCCGCGACCGGGGCGAACGGCGCGGCCGGCACGGTACGGCTGGTGCCGACCGGCACCGGACCGGCGTGGTGCTGGAGCCGGACGGGCTGCCGGCGGCCGCGGCGGGCAGCTACTACACGGCCTGGCTGCGCGGCCCGGACGGCACGGTGGTGCCGCCGGGGTCGTTCCACGAGCGGCGGACCGGTATCCCGGTCTTCCTGTGGAGCGCGGTCGAACCGGCCGCCTCCCCGGAGTTCGTGGTGACGCTGCAGTCCGAGAACGATCAGCCGTCGCCGGACGGCCCGGTGGTGCTCACCGCCCGGCTCCGCTGA
- the murD gene encoding UDP-N-acetylmuramoyl-L-alanine--D-glutamate ligase, producing MELRELAGRRVAVWGTGREGIAAVEAIAPAGPQRLITVQDTANFLATNWAGALADAAPLFTGEDAHRELAGIDVIVRSPGIPDVHPWIVGHRARGGVVTSGTALWMSAHRQRTVGVTGSKGKSTTSSLVHALLAGAGRPNELGGNIGIAALAMPPAELYVMELSAYQCADLDDSPRVAVVTSLFPEHLDWFGGEEAYFRGKLNIAMHGAEAVVYNGHDPRLAAEFARRAGLPLVAAGLPDGFHVAPGPDGTRWFFRADRALFPRADLGLLGRHNEGNLCVALAAIEAIGVDCVASRDALATALRGFAGLEHRLQPIADPSGLTFVDDSLSTIPQSTIHAIENFADRPLSVIVGGDDRGVDYSPLRDYLRENKINATLIGIPDSGPMILSLVADLPGITAVPAADMHEAVRIGRERTAAGGVVLMSPAAASYGRYDNYAHRSRVFREAIEATRP from the coding sequence GTGGAGCTGCGGGAGCTGGCCGGACGCCGGGTGGCGGTCTGGGGTACGGGCCGTGAGGGCATCGCGGCGGTCGAGGCGATCGCACCGGCCGGGCCGCAGCGGCTGATCACCGTGCAGGACACCGCGAACTTCCTGGCCACGAACTGGGCCGGCGCGCTCGCGGACGCGGCACCGCTGTTCACCGGTGAGGACGCGCACCGCGAGCTGGCCGGCATCGACGTGATCGTGCGGTCGCCCGGCATCCCGGACGTACACCCGTGGATCGTCGGGCACCGTGCCCGGGGCGGCGTGGTGACCAGCGGGACCGCGCTGTGGATGTCCGCGCACCGGCAGCGAACCGTCGGCGTGACCGGCAGCAAGGGCAAGAGCACCACGTCCAGCCTGGTCCACGCGCTGCTGGCCGGTGCGGGCCGGCCGAACGAGCTGGGCGGCAACATCGGCATCGCGGCGCTGGCCATGCCACCGGCGGAGCTGTACGTGATGGAGCTCAGCGCGTACCAGTGCGCGGATCTCGATGATTCTCCGCGGGTCGCGGTGGTGACCTCGCTCTTCCCGGAGCACCTCGACTGGTTCGGCGGCGAGGAGGCGTACTTCCGGGGCAAGCTCAACATTGCGATGCACGGCGCGGAGGCCGTGGTCTACAACGGGCACGACCCGCGGCTGGCCGCGGAGTTCGCGCGCCGCGCCGGGCTGCCGCTGGTCGCGGCCGGGCTGCCGGACGGCTTCCACGTCGCGCCCGGGCCGGACGGCACCCGCTGGTTCTTCCGCGCTGACCGGGCGCTGTTCCCGCGCGCCGACCTGGGCCTGCTCGGCCGGCACAACGAGGGAAACCTGTGCGTGGCGCTGGCCGCGATCGAGGCGATCGGCGTCGACTGCGTGGCGTCCCGGGACGCGCTGGCCACGGCGCTGCGCGGCTTCGCGGGACTGGAGCACCGGCTGCAGCCGATCGCGGACCCGTCCGGGCTGACGTTCGTCGACGACTCGCTCTCCACCATCCCGCAGTCCACGATCCACGCGATCGAGAACTTCGCGGACCGGCCGCTGTCCGTGATCGTGGGCGGCGACGACCGCGGTGTGGACTACTCGCCGCTGCGCGACTACCTGCGGGAGAACAAGATCAATGCGACGCTGATCGGCATCCCGGACAGCGGCCCGATGATCCTCTCGCTGGTCGCGGACCTGCCCGGCATCACGGCCGTCCCCGCCGCCGACATGCACGAGGCGGTACGGATCGGCCGGGAGCGGACCGCGGCCGGCGGTGTGGTGCTGATGTCCCCGGCCGCGGCCAGCTACGGGCGGTACGACAACTACGCGCACCGCTCCCGGGTCTTCCGCGAGGCGATCGAGGCGACGCGGCCGTAG
- a CDS encoding helix-turn-helix transcriptional regulator translates to MSEPAVRRREVLELLRATAGPVSIGTVAERLGVHPNTARFHLETLVRAGHADRVSGVPAGPGRPPLLFTARRQMDRGGPRNYRVLAELLADDLARADDPIAAAQDAGRRWGSRVADDVRVADGTEPAIVWLHDMLDDLGFAPEEPSVAGRGGEIGLRHCPFLELVDTHGGMICALHEGLLESAMDGLTAPVAVDGLTPFATPDRCLVTLRLED, encoded by the coding sequence ATGAGTGAGCCCGCGGTGCGGCGCCGGGAGGTGCTGGAGCTGCTGCGTGCGACGGCCGGGCCGGTCAGCATCGGTACGGTCGCGGAACGGCTCGGCGTCCATCCGAACACGGCGCGGTTCCACCTGGAGACGCTGGTGCGGGCCGGGCATGCGGACCGGGTCAGCGGCGTGCCGGCCGGCCCGGGGCGGCCGCCGCTGCTGTTCACGGCGCGACGGCAGATGGACCGGGGCGGGCCGCGCAACTACCGGGTGCTCGCGGAGCTGCTGGCGGACGATCTCGCGCGGGCCGATGATCCGATCGCGGCGGCGCAGGACGCGGGGCGCCGGTGGGGCAGCCGGGTGGCGGACGACGTGCGGGTGGCGGACGGGACCGAACCGGCGATCGTCTGGCTGCACGACATGCTGGACGACCTCGGGTTCGCGCCGGAGGAGCCGTCGGTGGCCGGGCGGGGCGGCGAGATCGGGCTGCGGCACTGCCCGTTCCTGGAGCTGGTCGACACGCACGGCGGCATGATCTGCGCGCTGCACGAAGGGCTGCTGGAGAGCGCGATGGACGGGCTGACCGCGCCGGTCGCGGTGGACGGGCTGACGCCGTTCGCCACGCCGGACCGCTGCCTGGTCACGCTGCGCCTGGAGGACTGA
- the fdxA gene encoding ferredoxin has protein sequence MAYVIAEPCVDVMDKACVEECPVDCIYEGGRTLYIQPDECVDCGACEPVCPTEAIFYEDDLPGSMTAYATENAAFFTDTLPGRDTPIGSPGGAAKIGPVPSDTPFVAALPPRS, from the coding sequence ATGGCTTACGTGATCGCGGAACCGTGCGTCGACGTCATGGACAAGGCGTGCGTCGAGGAGTGCCCGGTGGACTGCATCTACGAGGGCGGCCGCACGCTCTACATCCAGCCCGACGAGTGCGTGGACTGCGGCGCCTGCGAGCCGGTCTGCCCCACCGAGGCGATCTTCTACGAGGACGACCTGCCCGGCTCGATGACCGCCTACGCCACCGAGAACGCCGCGTTCTTCACCGACACGCTCCCCGGCCGCGACACCCCGATCGGTTCCCCCGGCGGCGCCGCCAAGATCGGCCCGGTCCCGTCCGACACGCCGTTCGTGGCCGCGCTGCCGCCCCGCTCATGA
- a CDS encoding SDR family oxidoreductase — MSEMLTGRIAVITGASAGIGAALAQRLAEGGADVALIGRRAERLEKLAGELGETSGVRALAVPVDVSDRDAMAAAADTIRAGLGRPDLVVANAGIMLGAPFEEADSTEWDRMIDVNLRGLITTGRVFADDLLAAAGDGRRADLVNVGSIAADVIFADYPVYGATKAAVAQLTRNLRAALGPRGVRVRNVAPAFAVTELGADMAHEATRTGLDDMRAALETITAEDVADAIAYSVAVPARVNLADITVVPTRLG, encoded by the coding sequence ATGAGTGAGATGCTGACGGGACGGATTGCGGTCATCACCGGGGCCAGCGCGGGGATCGGCGCGGCTCTCGCCCAGCGCCTGGCGGAGGGCGGTGCGGACGTCGCCCTGATCGGGCGGCGCGCCGAGCGGCTGGAGAAGCTGGCGGGTGAGCTGGGCGAGACCAGCGGGGTCCGCGCGCTGGCCGTGCCGGTGGACGTCTCCGACCGGGACGCGATGGCGGCCGCGGCCGACACGATCCGCGCCGGGCTCGGCCGCCCCGACCTGGTGGTGGCGAATGCCGGGATCATGCTCGGCGCGCCGTTCGAGGAGGCGGACTCGACCGAGTGGGATCGCATGATCGACGTGAACCTGCGTGGACTGATCACGACGGGCCGGGTCTTCGCCGACGACCTGCTGGCCGCGGCCGGTGACGGCCGGCGCGCGGATCTGGTCAACGTCGGGTCGATCGCCGCGGACGTGATCTTCGCGGACTATCCCGTGTACGGCGCGACGAAGGCCGCGGTCGCCCAGCTGACCCGCAACCTGCGCGCCGCGCTCGGCCCCCGCGGCGTCCGGGTACGGAACGTCGCGCCCGCGTTCGCGGTCACCGAACTGGGTGCCGACATGGCGCACGAGGCCACCCGGACCGGCCTGGACGACATGCGGGCCGCGCTGGAGACGATCACGGCGGAGGACGTTGCGGACGCGATCGCCTACTCGGTGGCGGTACCGGCCCGGGTCAACCTGGCCGACATCACGGTCGTGCCCACCCGCCTGGGCTGA